TACCGCATGCGCGGGAAGATCATCGCCCAGCAGGTTCGCAAGGTCGCTGCCTTCGCCTGACTCGGCGCTGCCGATCGCCGCAGGGTTTCGAGTCCGCGGTGTTCCGAGTCGCAGGATCGTTGACAACTAAGCCTGCACGACTTTGCCGCCGGCGACCTTCACTTCCACTTTGGTCAATCCAGTGGTCGCGGGGCCCTGCACGACATCGCCGGTGAAGACATTGAAGCGGCTACCGTGGCAGGGGCACACAGCGACCTCCCCTTGAATTTGGCTGCACAGGCACCCTTGGTGGGGACAGACCGCGCTGTAGCACGCGACCTCGCCGGCCTTCTGCTGCGAGACCACGAACCCAGTGTCCGCCGAATCGGTGATGATGGCGCCACCGACTGGGACCTTGGACACGGAGGTAATTTCCGCGCCGCTCCCTGACCCGGCCCCAGTGCCGGACTGTCCACCAGAGGGTGATTCGGACGCTGCTGCGGAGCCGGAATCACTCGATTTGGAACTGCAGGCCGCCAGAGCAACACCGGCAGCACCCAGCGCTCCAACCGCGAGCACGTTGCGTCGCGAAAAGACCGAAGACACGGCGTGATCCGGTGCAGCCTGTTCGTGAGCTGCTACAGCCTGCTCGCGTTCCTGAGGCGTTGTCGTCATGTTGATCCTCTCGCGGGTTACGTGTTGGCCGACTGTACAACCGCGTCCTGGGAAGCGGCTTTCCTTGTCCGGGACTTGATACCTGAGGTCTTCTTCGCGGGCGTCTTCTTCGCTGGCGCCTTCTTCGCTGGCGCCTTCTTCGCTGGCGCCTTCTTCGCTGGCGCCTTCTTCGTCGGTGTCTTCTTCGTCGGTGTCTTCTTCGTCGGCGGCACAGTCTCGTTGCGTTGCTGCTTGACGCTGACGGCGTGGGACCCCGCAAGTGTGTGTCGCAGGAACTCACCCGTGTGGCTTGCGTCGACCTCAGAGACTTGCTCGGGCGTTCCAGTGGCAACCACCGTGCCGCCCCCCGATCCGCCCTCCGGTCCCATGTCGATGACCCAGTCGGCCGTCTTGATCACGTCAAGATTGTGCTCGATCACCACGACCGTGTTGCCTTGTTCGACCAGCCGACCGAGAACTTCGAGCAATTTGCGAATATCTTCGAAATGCAGTCCCGTCGTGGGCTCATCCAAGACGTAGATCGTTCGGCCGGTTGAGCGCTTCTGCAACTCAGCGCTGAGTTTGACGCGCTGCGCCTCGCCTCCGGACAACGTCGGCGCCGGTTGTCCCAACCGGACGTAACCGAGGCCGACGTCGAACAGGGTGCGCAAGTGCCGGGCAATGGCCGGCACAGCGGCGAAGAACTCCATTCCCTCCTCGATGGGCATGTCAAGGACTTCGGCGATCGTCTTGCCCTTGTAGTGGACCTCTAGCGTTTCGCGGTTGTAGCGGGCACCGTGGCAGACCTCGCACGGCACGTACACGTCAGGCAGGAAGTTCATCTCAATCTTGATGGTTCCGTCGCCGGAGCACGCCTCGCAGCGCCCGCCCTTGACGTTGAATGAGAACCGACCGGGGAGATACCCACGAACGTTGGCCTCTTCGGTTGAGGCAAACAGTCGACGAACGTGATCGAACACGCCTGTGTACGTCGCCGGGTTTGAGCGGGGCGTCCGTCCAATCGGACCCTGGTCGACGTGCACCACCTTGTCGACCAAGTCCGTACCGGTGACACCGACGTGGCGGCCCGGCACGGTTCGAGCCAGGTGCAGGTCCCTGGCTAGTGATCGGTAGAGCACATCGTTGACCAGCGTCGACTTACCCGATCCGGAAACGCCGGTGACCGCGACCAAACAGCCCAGCGGAATGGGAACCGTGACATCGCGCAGGTTGTGCTCGCGCGCACCATGGATGACGATCTCGCGGTCGGGTTCCGGCGCGCGCCTGGTCTTCGGGATGGAGATCTCCCTGCGGCCGGATACGTAGGCACCGGTCATCGACTCTTCCGAGGCCTCAAGTTCTGCCAGCGGACCGGATACGACCACCGCTCCCCCATGCTCACCGGCGCCGGGACCGATATCGACGATCCAGTCAGCCGCCCGGATCGTGTCCTCGTCATGCTCGACGACGATCAGGGTGTTGCCCAAATCTCGCAGNNNNNNNNNNNNNNNNNNNNNNNNNNNNNNNNNNNNNNNNNNNNNNNNNNNNNNNNNNNNNNNNNNNNNNNNNNNNNNNNNNNNNNNNNNNNNNNNNNNNCGGTACTTGACCGTGACCGAATTGCCTTGCCCCGCCAGCACCGTCTTCTGAACGTTGGTCGGCAACTCCTCCCACGGAGTGTTGATGTCAAAGTCCAAGTCGTCGGCAAGTGCAGTCAGAAGCCGCAGGTAATACCCCGCCATGGATGCGTGGGACCACGGTTGGATCGCGCCGTCCGAGAGGGATTTGCTGGGATCCGGAATGACCAGCTCGGGGTCCACCTCCATGCGAGTGCCAAGACCCGAGCACTGCGGGCACGCGCCGAACGGTGAGTTGAAGGAGAAGGACCGAGGCTCAAGTTCCTCGAAGGACAGCCCGTCTTCCAAGCAGGCCAGGTGCTCGCTGAAGGTGCGCTCACGATCCGGGTCGTCTTCAGCCAAGTCGACGAAGTCCAGCGTCACCATGCCATTGGTTAGTCGCAGAGCTGTCTCGATTGAGTCCGTCAGTCGACGCTTGGCGTCGGGTTTGACCGCGAGTCGGTCAACGACCACCTCAATCGTGTGTTTCTCCTGTTTTTTGAGCGTGGGCGGCTCGGCCAGGCTGTGAACCACACCATCGATCCGCGCACGCGAGAACCCCTGCGTCTGCAGCGACCGAAAAAGGTCCACGTACTCGCCTTTGCGAGAACGGATCAGCGGAGCAAGGATCTGGAACCGCTGTCCAGCCGGGAGTTCTAGTACTTGGTCGACTATCTGCTGGGGGGTCTGCCGCGCGATGGGCTTGCCACACACCGGGCAATGCGGCTTGCCGATTCGTGCGTAGAGCAGTCGGAGGTAGTCATAGACCTCCGTGATAGTTCCGACCGTCGATCTCGGGTTCTTCGATGTCGACTTCTGGTCAATCGCGACCGCTG
This Candidatus Nanopelagicales bacterium DNA region includes the following protein-coding sequences:
- a CDS encoding Rieske (2Fe-2S) protein; the protein is MTTTPQEREQAVAAHEQAAPDHAVSSVFSRRNVLAVGALGAAGVALAACSSKSSDSGSAAASESPSGGQSGTGAGSGSGAEITSVSKVPVGGAIITDSADTGFVVSQQKAGEVACYSAVCPHQGCLCSQIQGEVAVCPCHGSRFNVFTGDVVQGPATTGLTKVEVKVAGGKVVQA